The following proteins are co-located in the Pararhizobium capsulatum DSM 1112 genome:
- a CDS encoding phage late control D family protein encodes MSIDFFANRSFLVPAFQIKLAGSATEKEVISDVQEITFTDDMAAPGFFEFVLHDWDPVEKSTKYSSPWDASGQPRKLTNGGSVPNFEPGGKVSLSFGYIEDGLQHIMDGEIVSLSPSFPASGLPTVRVRALHAAYRELQRIQVEKTYDGTSKEIATKLCVDNGFDAKWDDIEKEGKPKQKVAIEGTLYDALLAKAKEYGMFFTVLPASKEGEKPTVSFSKVASGQEAAVVEFVWGRTLLSFTPVMSASAQVSEVVARGADPDGDGKKKAIEAVKKWSDLNWVDGALGPTGLAAAEAAGKGFREIIKPDEIHTLEDAEKAAMARLTEMANGLVTGSGTAIGLPELRAGKTISIKGLGARFDGVYRLTQTTHTIGGSGYSTSFQSRKEVLK; translated from the coding sequence ATGAGCATCGATTTCTTCGCCAACCGCAGTTTTCTCGTACCCGCCTTCCAGATCAAGCTGGCGGGATCGGCGACCGAGAAGGAGGTGATTTCCGATGTTCAGGAGATCACCTTCACGGACGACATGGCAGCCCCGGGCTTCTTCGAATTCGTCCTTCATGATTGGGACCCGGTCGAGAAATCCACCAAATATTCGAGCCCCTGGGATGCAAGCGGCCAGCCGCGCAAGCTCACCAATGGCGGCAGCGTGCCGAATTTCGAGCCGGGTGGAAAAGTCTCCCTGTCGTTCGGCTATATCGAGGACGGGCTCCAGCACATCATGGATGGCGAGATCGTTTCGCTGTCTCCGTCGTTTCCGGCAAGCGGCCTGCCGACGGTGCGGGTGCGGGCGCTGCATGCGGCCTACCGCGAGCTTCAGCGCATCCAGGTCGAAAAAACCTATGATGGCACCTCCAAGGAGATCGCCACCAAGCTTTGTGTCGACAACGGCTTCGACGCCAAGTGGGATGACATCGAGAAGGAAGGCAAGCCCAAGCAGAAGGTCGCCATCGAAGGCACGCTCTATGATGCACTGCTGGCGAAGGCCAAGGAATACGGCATGTTCTTCACGGTGCTGCCGGCATCGAAGGAGGGGGAGAAGCCGACGGTCAGCTTCAGCAAGGTCGCGTCCGGACAGGAGGCAGCCGTTGTCGAATTCGTCTGGGGCCGCACGCTCCTGTCGTTTACGCCGGTCATGTCGGCCTCGGCGCAGGTTTCCGAAGTGGTGGCACGCGGCGCCGATCCCGATGGCGACGGCAAGAAGAAGGCGATCGAGGCCGTCAAGAAATGGTCCGATCTCAACTGGGTCGATGGCGCGCTCGGCCCAACCGGGCTTGCTGCTGCGGAAGCCGCCGGCAAGGGATTTCGCGAGATCATCAAGCCGGATGAAATCCACACGCTGGAGGACGCCGAGAAGGCGGCGATGGCGCGGCTTACGGAAATGGCCAACGGGCTCGTCACCGGCAGCGGAACGGCGATCGGCCTGCCCGAGCTTCGCGCTGGAAAGACCATCTCGATCAAGGGGCTCGGCGCCCGGTTCGACGGCGTCTACCGGCTGACCCAGACCACCCACACAATCGGCGGGTCGGGCTACAGCACCAGCTTCCAGTCGCGCAAGGAGGTTCTGAAATGA
- a CDS encoding putative baseplate assembly protein produces MPLTAPDLDKRRFDDLVREARERIPRYTPEWTNFNDSDPGMTLVQLHAWMTETILYELNRVPELNYINFLDLLGVTPEPAHPALTELAFKLDKLDKPDDALVVPVPLATKVSVDDPDLNQEVLFETDRTLIALNASVGLAITGKGAGTMSKELVTSFTKDLTWLHSFDPFDTMLPIGSTFYLGLLLRPVRSEPADKYNNDRLPAGPLDIYVEATQVFDADASGDVIEGPLATSCQSSSVPFTSRIEWQLFTGDIGPDLFADADNTGWQTLSLSSDTTLNLSRSGHLVFEIPAGAEPVKPSSLSPDFWATFGEEKPPVDKGELIAVLNGANGATILEGLADKWKEMGVVDEADTAALAACSESVGDTITKLGSIDLDFSKLKLEDWKKIEPSFAIDLPVEKDVFRELYWLRAKIKSAFQTEDAKPATINAFHLNTVPATQAATRLDDSLGRSTGRPAQRFTLPKTPVLIDPLGKKPDLTLTVVTAGASEIWERVDDFYRSAPDSKHYMLDPQSGTVTFGDGRRGQIAVADAQVIASRYRVGGGDVGNVAAGTISKIKGRIRGVAGVENIRAAHDGSDAETMENVKLRAPHDLRTLKRAVSAEDFADIALQTPGVKIHRAYAIARRAISAGTMVEKDGAVTLVVLPNNKEATPQPSEAQLRAICEWMEPHRLITTELHITGPNYSKITSLQLRVSVRAGFDLTAVSEGVYKALLGFLHPITGGSDGTGWPMGDDIYIADLYERVLDVEGVRRASALQITVDGVGADWTDIISLPEGYLPVLTRDVISLVPSYD; encoded by the coding sequence ATGCCCCTGACCGCTCCCGATCTCGACAAGCGCCGCTTTGATGACCTCGTTCGCGAGGCCCGCGAACGGATACCGCGCTATACGCCCGAATGGACCAATTTCAACGACAGCGATCCGGGCATGACGCTCGTCCAGCTCCATGCCTGGATGACGGAAACCATTCTCTACGAACTTAATCGCGTTCCCGAACTCAACTACATCAACTTCCTCGATCTTCTGGGCGTCACACCGGAGCCCGCCCACCCAGCATTGACGGAGCTCGCCTTCAAACTCGACAAGCTAGACAAGCCGGACGATGCGCTGGTGGTGCCGGTGCCGCTCGCCACCAAGGTTTCGGTCGATGATCCGGACCTTAACCAGGAAGTCCTGTTCGAGACGGACCGGACCCTGATTGCGCTCAACGCCAGCGTCGGCCTCGCCATCACCGGCAAGGGCGCGGGCACGATGAGCAAGGAACTGGTGACCAGCTTCACCAAGGACCTGACCTGGCTGCATTCCTTCGATCCTTTCGATACGATGTTGCCCATCGGCTCGACCTTCTATCTCGGCCTGCTGCTGCGACCCGTGCGCAGCGAGCCGGCCGACAAATACAACAATGATCGTCTGCCAGCGGGACCATTGGACATCTACGTGGAAGCCACCCAGGTCTTCGACGCCGATGCGTCCGGCGATGTCATCGAAGGGCCATTGGCGACATCGTGCCAGAGCAGCAGCGTTCCCTTCACCTCGCGCATCGAATGGCAACTTTTCACCGGTGATATCGGACCGGACCTGTTTGCGGACGCCGACAATACCGGATGGCAGACGCTGTCCTTGTCGTCGGACACGACGCTCAATCTTTCCCGCTCGGGCCATCTCGTCTTCGAAATTCCGGCAGGGGCCGAGCCGGTCAAGCCTTCCTCGCTTTCCCCGGATTTCTGGGCGACTTTCGGCGAGGAAAAGCCGCCGGTCGACAAGGGCGAACTGATCGCCGTGCTCAATGGCGCCAATGGCGCGACGATCCTCGAGGGACTGGCGGACAAGTGGAAGGAAATGGGTGTCGTCGACGAGGCCGACACCGCGGCGCTGGCTGCCTGCTCGGAATCGGTGGGCGATACCATCACCAAGCTTGGATCGATCGATCTGGACTTCAGCAAATTGAAACTGGAGGACTGGAAGAAAATCGAGCCCTCCTTTGCCATCGATCTGCCGGTCGAAAAGGACGTGTTTCGTGAGCTTTACTGGTTGCGCGCCAAGATCAAGTCGGCCTTTCAGACCGAGGATGCCAAACCCGCAACGATCAATGCCTTCCACCTCAACACGGTGCCGGCAACCCAGGCGGCGACACGCCTGGATGACAGCCTCGGCCGCTCGACGGGCCGCCCGGCACAGCGGTTCACGCTGCCCAAGACGCCGGTACTCATCGATCCGCTGGGCAAAAAACCCGATCTGACGCTGACGGTGGTCACCGCCGGTGCAAGCGAAATCTGGGAGCGGGTCGATGACTTCTATCGCTCGGCGCCGGACAGCAAGCACTACATGCTCGATCCGCAAAGCGGGACGGTGACTTTCGGTGACGGACGGCGCGGACAGATTGCGGTGGCCGATGCCCAGGTCATCGCGAGCCGCTACCGCGTCGGCGGCGGTGACGTCGGCAATGTTGCTGCCGGCACGATTTCCAAGATCAAGGGCCGGATCCGCGGCGTTGCCGGGGTGGAGAACATTCGCGCCGCCCATGACGGCAGCGACGCGGAAACCATGGAAAACGTCAAGCTGCGCGCGCCGCATGATCTGCGCACGCTGAAGCGCGCCGTCAGCGCCGAAGATTTCGCCGACATCGCCCTGCAGACACCGGGCGTCAAGATCCACCGCGCCTATGCGATCGCCCGCCGCGCGATTTCGGCCGGGACGATGGTCGAGAAGGATGGCGCGGTCACCCTCGTCGTGTTGCCGAACAACAAGGAGGCGACACCGCAGCCCTCGGAGGCGCAGCTGCGTGCCATCTGCGAATGGATGGAGCCGCACCGGCTGATCACCACCGAACTGCACATCACGGGGCCGAATTACAGCAAGATCACGTCGCTGCAGCTGCGGGTCAGCGTGCGTGCAGGCTTCGATCTCACAGCCGTTTCCGAAGGCGTCTATAAGGCGCTGCTCGGCTTTCTTCACCCGATCACAGGCGGCAGCGATGGCACGGGCTGGCCGATGGGCGACGATATCTACATCGCCGATCTCTACGAGCGCGTGCTCGATGTCGAGGGGGTGCGGCGGGCGTCGGCACTGCAGATCACGGTGGATGGCGTCGGTGCCGACTGGACCGATATCATCAGCCTGCCGGAGGGGTATCTCCCGGTCCTGACCCGGGACGTGATTTCGCTGGTGCCGTCCTATGACTAG
- a CDS encoding phage tail protein, whose protein sequence is MTSEIRATFPPFLRLNARTGWRLGGAVSRPGIVSVDGPLKLAIAGASAIALNEPFGSFGGKRLPRGVATTDTGRILVADPVERVIWTAQASSHAGPALFLPLWPARPLPPAPTPEDVVPPPAIPSDPYTLVRPTDVAFLANGDLAIADPGAARIIVIAYPTAQLRQVISVPGGEPTMLATDHQGNIYILDPKLRTIYRYDAQWRRDGSFPRPSVQLKRPVFVASAAMGSGCGCGGDCGCGCGGSCGDDHDHNPAVVYAIDDGRLIGLDQRGYLVAKPDAATLQLLPPALQHGDDGTLLYTDPDEPGREPMRLTGLILTGDGRLVEQNVPLVAMPKRVQVPRSGSFVTTALDGGRVGFTWDRIALRCTLPPNTRLLVQTLTSDSAIEFDRILAKPDDEWSSPLRLEMPLDPKASLMPEALVQSPGGRYLWIRISLFGDGNVSPVVDEIEIYGPRRSAMRYLPASFHQDPESVSFLDRFLSYFDTVFAEISASNRDIAALFDPQATPEGEFLDWLGSWFDLAFLAEWDVETRREMIAEAIRYYSIRGTVAGLKKILQWHTGLAAPMPQIIEHYRLPAGAAPMIAGSPLDVAPAAHSATIVLPRSSVPDDASQARLVRLIAKNAPAHVRISLRLVDPGISIGTQSTIGVDMLIGDIAAKGLGLGHLGLDFSTEGPLQRGIAAVRSAVHERTPSC, encoded by the coding sequence ATGACTAGCGAAATCCGCGCCACCTTCCCGCCGTTCCTGAGGCTCAACGCCCGCACTGGCTGGCGGCTGGGCGGCGCGGTCTCGCGACCGGGGATCGTTTCGGTCGATGGGCCGCTGAAACTCGCCATCGCCGGCGCATCCGCGATCGCGCTGAACGAGCCCTTCGGCAGCTTCGGAGGCAAACGGCTGCCGCGCGGCGTGGCAACTACCGATACGGGACGCATCCTGGTCGCCGATCCAGTCGAGCGCGTGATCTGGACGGCACAGGCATCAAGCCATGCCGGTCCGGCCCTGTTCTTGCCGCTGTGGCCAGCCCGCCCGCTTCCACCGGCGCCGACTCCCGAAGACGTCGTGCCGCCACCCGCGATCCCGTCCGACCCGTACACGCTGGTGCGTCCGACGGATGTTGCCTTTCTGGCGAACGGCGATCTGGCGATTGCCGATCCGGGTGCGGCGCGGATCATTGTGATCGCCTATCCGACAGCGCAGCTTCGCCAGGTGATTTCCGTCCCCGGCGGCGAGCCGACCATGCTCGCCACCGACCATCAGGGCAATATTTACATCCTCGATCCGAAGCTGCGGACCATTTATCGCTACGACGCCCAGTGGCGGCGCGATGGCTCGTTTCCGCGGCCGTCCGTGCAACTGAAACGGCCTGTCTTCGTGGCGTCCGCCGCAATGGGCAGCGGTTGTGGCTGTGGTGGCGATTGCGGCTGCGGATGCGGTGGAAGCTGCGGTGACGATCACGATCATAACCCTGCGGTCGTCTATGCAATCGATGACGGCAGGCTGATCGGGCTCGATCAGCGCGGCTATCTGGTAGCGAAGCCGGATGCTGCAACTCTCCAGCTTTTACCGCCCGCGCTGCAGCACGGCGACGATGGCACGCTTCTCTACACCGATCCGGACGAACCGGGACGGGAACCGATGCGCCTGACCGGACTGATCCTGACGGGCGACGGGCGGCTGGTGGAGCAGAACGTACCGCTGGTGGCGATGCCCAAGCGCGTTCAGGTTCCGCGTTCCGGCAGTTTCGTCACCACGGCGCTTGATGGCGGCCGTGTCGGTTTTACCTGGGACCGTATCGCCCTGCGCTGCACCTTGCCGCCCAATACGCGGCTTCTCGTGCAGACACTGACCAGCGACAGTGCGATCGAGTTCGATCGCATCCTTGCAAAGCCCGACGATGAATGGTCTTCGCCGCTGAGGCTGGAAATGCCGCTGGACCCCAAGGCGTCCCTGATGCCCGAGGCCCTGGTGCAGAGCCCTGGGGGACGCTATCTCTGGATCAGGATCAGCCTGTTCGGCGATGGCAATGTTTCGCCCGTCGTCGACGAGATCGAGATATACGGCCCACGCCGCAGCGCCATGCGCTACCTGCCGGCCAGCTTCCATCAGGACCCCGAAAGCGTCAGCTTTCTCGACCGGTTCCTGAGCTATTTCGACACCGTCTTTGCAGAGATTTCCGCCTCGAACCGCGACATCGCGGCCCTGTTCGACCCGCAGGCGACGCCGGAGGGCGAATTCCTCGATTGGCTCGGCTCCTGGTTTGATCTCGCCTTTCTCGCCGAATGGGATGTCGAGACCCGGCGCGAGATGATCGCTGAAGCCATCCGCTACTATTCGATCCGTGGAACGGTCGCGGGCCTGAAGAAGATATTGCAATGGCACACCGGCCTTGCCGCGCCGATGCCGCAGATCATCGAGCACTACCGGCTTCCCGCCGGCGCCGCTCCGATGATTGCCGGCAGCCCTCTCGATGTCGCGCCGGCCGCCCACAGCGCCACCATCGTCTTGCCGCGCTCCAGCGTGCCCGACGACGCCTCGCAGGCGCGGCTTGTGCGGCTCATTGCCAAAAATGCGCCGGCCCATGTCCGCATCAGCCTGCGTCTCGTCGATCCGGGCATTTCCATCGGCACACAGTCGACCATCGGCGTCGATATGCTGATCGGAGACATCGCCGCCAAAGGGCTCGGCCTAGGGCATCTCGGGCTCGATTTTTCGACAGAAGGGCCGTTGCAACGCGGCATCGCAGCCGTTCGTTCCGCCGTCCATGAAAGGACCCCGTCATGTTAG
- a CDS encoding PAAR-like domain-containing protein produces the protein MAKPIATKTGICFAFPDILKTPTPGGPVPMPYPNIAQLSAAKDTATNVNAGGKAVILKSSKIDNSSGGEPGVGGGVTAPPNHLKECTFDTSSQTVKANGKGIVRQFDTTKQNGGNATGQVMVGLPTVLVGD, from the coding sequence ATGGCCAAACCCATCGCCACCAAGACCGGCATCTGCTTTGCCTTCCCGGATATTCTGAAAACGCCAACGCCGGGCGGCCCGGTTCCGATGCCCTATCCCAACATCGCCCAGCTCTCGGCGGCAAAGGACACTGCAACCAATGTCAATGCCGGCGGCAAGGCCGTGATCCTGAAAAGCAGCAAGATCGACAATTCTTCCGGCGGCGAACCCGGCGTTGGCGGTGGCGTTACGGCACCCCCCAACCATCTCAAGGAATGCACGTTCGACACCTCTTCCCAGACCGTGAAGGCCAATGGCAAGGGCATCGTGCGGCAGTTCGATACGACGAAGCAGAATGGCGGCAATGCAACCGGCCAGGTTATGGTCGGCCTGCCCACTGTGCTGGTGGGGGACTGA
- a CDS encoding CIS tube protein: MVQLTFEKLRADGSGDGSEAITVEYSPPELSFTKAAQYAEVAIPGLEQPILQFVRGDAETLNMDLFFDATSTAVGVTKTDVADEVNRFCKLVTINGETHMPPIVRITWGDAFPGNAMGHNYTTESCFKAVVLSVTRKYTLFNTSGAPLRAIVTLSLKRYATIAEQLDDINFRSADHTRLHIVIEGETLPLIAHDAFGDARKWRVIAEHNGLAEVRDLMPGMRLELPPLVP; the protein is encoded by the coding sequence ATGGTTCAGCTGACCTTTGAAAAATTGCGGGCGGACGGCAGCGGCGATGGCTCGGAAGCCATCACGGTGGAATATTCGCCGCCGGAACTGTCCTTCACCAAGGCGGCGCAATATGCGGAAGTCGCCATTCCGGGCCTTGAGCAGCCGATCCTGCAGTTCGTGCGCGGCGATGCCGAAACGTTGAACATGGACCTGTTCTTCGATGCCACCAGCACCGCGGTCGGTGTCACGAAGACGGATGTCGCCGACGAGGTGAACCGCTTCTGCAAGCTGGTGACGATCAACGGCGAGACCCATATGCCGCCAATCGTGCGCATCACCTGGGGCGATGCCTTTCCGGGCAATGCCATGGGGCACAACTACACCACCGAAAGCTGCTTCAAGGCGGTGGTGCTGTCGGTCACGCGCAAATATACGCTGTTCAACACCTCCGGCGCCCCACTGAGAGCCATCGTCACGCTGTCGCTGAAGCGCTACGCGACGATTGCCGAACAGCTGGACGACATCAATTTCCGCTCCGCCGACCACACGCGGCTGCACATCGTCATCGAGGGCGAGACGCTGCCGCTGATTGCCCATGACGCTTTCGGAGATGCGCGCAAATGGCGGGTGATTGCGGAACATAACGGGCTGGCCGAGGTGCGCGACCTGATGCCCGGAATGCGGCTCGAACTCCCGCCGCTGGTGCCGTGA
- a CDS encoding phage tail sheath family protein, producing MLLTPGLYRQPVTPVRPVGALARGDIPVMLGYTRKGPPGVPVRLHSLREFEDIFGEALDHGFLWHSLKGFFENGGQTAYVLRIVSESARAARSERVDAAQGAVEGARVVWRATASFPWLAIDPRKLTSALRGESASWIQIFEQVLKEEGVRSDDPGAFGNGLVLKVVRASRVRTETTDEVVDGGKASSVRSLAGLEAGSILELTQTAASGLTAHAVRIPAKVDTARQRIVWSDNLTADGLDPSRPIRVSSVEFDLAIFAEGKLQQSFAALSPNPAHSRAMATVLPASCRSVAFSPAVVRTNGDSEAEEKAAARMKMIDWTDEHFWPQEGDYPLAGGVDGLDRITRENWLSALEPIKRLADAALIVAPDIVLPEAGLPPPDAPLPAVLDCCVLEQPEAGFLLGKVVSYDDDGKEIPLGGVAVDIAGPGGIATTGSDGLFAVSDIGLSLVSIRLNKQGYEPLEFQAQPLPFMPSQPVVMSMAPLTSPKVFVADEIVEMQAALANPEYVGPYKVALADPPASDMRADQLATWRSRLGDSARIGFFAPWLNLPAKDSTGNPLSLACPPSGHVAGAFAAAENATGIHRTGANLQLRFVEGVTLAIDDATQEGLNPIGVNAIRAFPGRGIRIFGTRSLSSDPEWRYLTTRRIVDAIEKSLERALQWMVFEPNNLITRHSVQTTASILLDRLFRQGVLSGVKAEGAYSAKCDLENNSDASRDEGKLVVDIAVAPTQPFEFIYFRLGHEFDAIQVTER from the coding sequence ATGCTGTTGACACCCGGCCTCTATCGTCAGCCTGTCACGCCGGTTCGTCCCGTGGGTGCTTTGGCGCGCGGCGATATCCCGGTGATGCTCGGCTACACCCGCAAGGGGCCGCCGGGCGTGCCTGTCCGGCTGCATTCGCTTCGGGAGTTCGAGGATATTTTCGGAGAGGCCCTGGACCACGGGTTTCTCTGGCACAGCCTCAAGGGGTTCTTCGAAAACGGAGGGCAAACGGCCTATGTGCTGCGCATCGTCTCCGAAAGCGCGCGGGCTGCCCGGTCTGAGCGCGTGGATGCGGCGCAGGGTGCGGTGGAGGGCGCGCGGGTTGTCTGGCGTGCCACGGCATCCTTTCCCTGGCTTGCGATCGACCCACGAAAGCTGACCAGTGCGCTGCGCGGCGAGTCCGCTTCATGGATCCAGATCTTCGAGCAGGTTCTGAAGGAAGAGGGTGTTCGCAGCGATGACCCCGGCGCTTTCGGCAACGGTCTGGTTCTGAAGGTCGTCAGGGCATCGCGGGTTCGCACCGAAACCACCGACGAGGTCGTCGATGGCGGCAAGGCATCGTCGGTTCGCTCGCTGGCCGGGCTCGAAGCGGGCTCCATCCTGGAATTGACGCAGACGGCTGCCTCCGGGCTCACCGCCCATGCGGTCAGGATACCGGCCAAGGTCGATACGGCGCGCCAGCGGATTGTCTGGTCGGATAATCTGACCGCGGACGGTCTTGACCCCAGCCGGCCGATCCGGGTGAGCAGCGTCGAATTCGACCTGGCGATTTTTGCGGAAGGCAAGCTGCAGCAATCCTTTGCCGCGCTTTCCCCCAACCCCGCCCATAGCCGCGCGATGGCAACGGTACTGCCCGCCTCCTGTCGTTCGGTCGCGTTTTCGCCGGCTGTCGTGCGCACCAATGGCGACAGCGAGGCCGAGGAAAAGGCCGCAGCCCGCATGAAAATGATCGACTGGACCGACGAGCATTTCTGGCCGCAGGAGGGAGATTATCCGCTTGCCGGCGGCGTGGATGGACTGGATCGGATCACCCGCGAAAACTGGCTGTCGGCGCTTGAACCAATCAAGCGGCTTGCCGACGCCGCCCTCATCGTGGCGCCGGATATCGTGCTTCCCGAGGCGGGATTGCCGCCGCCCGATGCACCGCTCCCGGCCGTCCTTGACTGCTGCGTTCTGGAGCAGCCCGAGGCGGGCTTCCTGCTCGGCAAGGTCGTGAGCTACGACGACGACGGAAAGGAAATCCCGCTTGGTGGCGTGGCCGTGGATATTGCGGGGCCGGGGGGCATCGCCACGACCGGTAGCGATGGCCTGTTTGCGGTGTCCGACATCGGCCTTTCGCTGGTTTCGATCCGGCTCAACAAGCAGGGCTACGAACCGCTCGAGTTTCAGGCGCAGCCATTGCCGTTCATGCCATCGCAACCGGTTGTCATGTCGATGGCGCCGCTGACCTCGCCCAAGGTCTTTGTCGCCGATGAAATCGTCGAGATGCAGGCGGCCTTGGCCAACCCGGAATATGTCGGCCCCTACAAGGTCGCTCTTGCCGACCCGCCCGCCAGCGACATGCGGGCGGACCAGCTGGCGACCTGGCGCTCACGGCTTGGGGACAGCGCGCGGATAGGCTTTTTCGCGCCATGGCTGAACCTGCCGGCCAAGGACAGCACCGGTAATCCGCTGTCGCTTGCCTGCCCGCCGTCCGGCCATGTGGCCGGCGCATTTGCCGCGGCGGAAAACGCGACGGGCATCCATCGCACCGGCGCCAATCTTCAGCTGCGCTTTGTCGAAGGTGTCACGCTTGCCATCGACGATGCGACGCAGGAAGGGCTGAATCCGATCGGCGTCAATGCGATCCGTGCCTTTCCCGGGCGGGGCATACGCATTTTCGGCACGCGCTCGCTGTCTTCCGATCCCGAGTGGCGCTACCTTACGACCCGTCGCATTGTCGATGCGATCGAAAAATCGCTGGAGCGGGCGCTGCAGTGGATGGTTTTCGAACCGAACAACCTGATCACCCGCCACAGCGTCCAGACGACGGCATCGATCCTGCTCGACCGGCTTTTCCGCCAGGGCGTGCTTTCCGGCGTGAAGGCGGAAGGGGCGTATTCGGCCAAATGCGATCTCGAAAACAACAGCGACGCCAGCCGCGACGAGGGCAAGCTCGTGGTCGATATCGCTGTCGCGCCGACACAGCCGTTCGAATTCATCTATTTCCGCCTCGGACACGAGTTTGACGCCATTCAGGTCACGGAGCGCTGA
- a CDS encoding phage baseplate assembly protein V, with protein MTDGLAPALVLGTVVETQSSVEGLMVRVQRLDRPSGIETDWMRIAGPMAGDKAGFCFMPELDDLAVVAFCGTRPIVLGFLFGGGIETPSTDPKERMIQSRDGNALLLIDGDNSGITLRDKHNNEITMNADGISIKTDKDFIIEAKGKTTIKGTTVELNP; from the coding sequence ATGACCGATGGCCTTGCCCCTGCACTGGTACTTGGAACAGTCGTTGAAACACAGTCGAGCGTCGAAGGGCTGATGGTGCGCGTGCAGCGCCTCGACCGGCCGAGCGGCATCGAGACCGACTGGATGCGCATTGCCGGCCCGATGGCTGGCGACAAGGCCGGCTTCTGCTTCATGCCCGAGCTGGACGATCTGGCCGTGGTCGCCTTCTGCGGCACCCGTCCCATCGTTCTCGGCTTCCTGTTCGGTGGCGGCATCGAGACGCCATCGACCGATCCGAAGGAGCGCATGATCCAGTCGCGGGATGGCAATGCCCTGCTGCTGATCGACGGCGATAACAGCGGCATCACGCTCCGCGACAAGCACAACAATGAGATCACCATGAATGCCGACGGCATCTCGATCAAGACGGACAAGGATTTCATCATCGAGGCGAAGGGCAAGACCACGATCAAGGGCACAACCGTGGAGCTCAACCCATGA
- a CDS encoding phage tail protein, with the protein MDFLGPLPSFNFYISLIDEGASDFSKVLSVASDFLLAGFSECTGLESEVQIEDYRAGGKNDRVFRFPTRANYTNISLSRGIGFSEDLYLWHEGFLKGEGKRKNGMIYLANETRVPIKCWTFENGIPVKWSGPSLNATSSTLAIEKLEIAHEKLTLTFSPGMGAAALAGAIGF; encoded by the coding sequence ATGGATTTTCTCGGACCGCTTCCCAGCTTCAACTTCTACATCTCCCTGATCGACGAGGGCGCCAGCGACTTTTCGAAAGTGCTGAGTGTTGCCTCGGATTTTCTTCTTGCCGGCTTTTCGGAGTGCACCGGGCTGGAGAGCGAAGTCCAGATCGAGGACTACCGGGCCGGCGGGAAGAACGACCGGGTGTTCCGTTTCCCCACCCGCGCCAACTACACCAATATCAGCCTGTCCCGCGGCATCGGGTTTTCCGAGGATCTCTATCTCTGGCACGAGGGTTTCCTGAAGGGCGAGGGCAAGCGCAAGAACGGGATGATCTATCTCGCCAACGAGACCCGTGTTCCCATCAAGTGCTGGACCTTCGAAAACGGCATTCCGGTCAAATGGTCCGGTCCGTCGCTCAATGCCACCTCGAGCACGCTTGCCATCGAGAAGCTCGAAATCGCCCATGAGAAGCTCACCCTGACATTCAGTCCCGGCATGGGCGCGGCAGCGCTCGCCGGCGCGATAGGATTCTAG
- a CDS encoding GPW/gp25 family protein yields MAAFLGKGWKYPIRVNARGGLDWSESEASISEAIWIILSTPRRSRVMLPAFGCAIHDYVFAPNNPSTRAIVENEVRTALVRWEPRIDVIGVTATAHTDAPETLMIEVDYRLRSNNAAHNIVYPFYINEGPK; encoded by the coding sequence ATGGCGGCGTTTCTCGGAAAGGGCTGGAAATATCCGATCCGGGTCAACGCCCGCGGCGGTCTCGACTGGTCCGAGAGCGAAGCATCGATCAGCGAGGCGATCTGGATCATCCTGTCCACGCCGCGCCGCTCGCGGGTCATGCTGCCGGCCTTCGGCTGCGCCATCCATGACTATGTGTTTGCACCCAACAACCCGTCCACCCGCGCCATCGTCGAAAACGAGGTGCGCACCGCCCTGGTGCGATGGGAGCCGCGCATCGACGTGATCGGCGTGACGGCGACGGCCCATACGGATGCGCCGGAAACCCTGATGATCGAAGTCGACTACCGCCTGCGTTCCAACAACGCGGCGCACAACATCGTCTACCCATTCTACATCAACGAAGGCCCGAAGTGA